CGGTCTCCACGCAGGCGTCGCCCTCGTGGGGCGCGAGCACCGCGAACGTCCGCGACACCGTCTCGCCGGCGTCCAGTTCCGCGGAGCGCACGACACTGGCGAGCGCGACGCCGTCGGTCGCCTGCCAGCACCCGTCCGGGGACTCCTCGGGGACGACGCCGTCGTCGGGCGCGAGGAACAGTTCGCCGCCGGTATCGGCGTCGCCCCAGAGGGCGTCCCACGGCACGAGCGACCCGAACTGGAACTCCCGAGGTTCGTCACCCTCGTTCGTGAACGCCACGCGGAGGGACGCCGGGCGGTCGGTCGTCGCCTGCTCCGCGACCGACACCTCGATGGAGACGCCGTCGAGGGACACGTCGTCCGTCTCGACGTCCGTAATATCGTAGCCGCTCTCGGGCCCGTCGCCCTCGCGCTCGGTCGGCGTGGTCGTCTCGTCGTCTTCGGTCGTTGTGTCGTCGCTCGGAGACGGTTCGTCGTCGCTGTTGCCGGCGACGCCCGCACACCCAGCGAACGCGGTGGTGGCGAGCACGCCGACGAACGCACGTCGCTTCATATCTGCGAGAACGAGCGCCCGGGATAAACGCTTTCTCGGGGCTGAAACAGCGGTTTTAGTCGAGGGCGGCGTCCATCGCCTGCTGGAGGTCGGCCTTCAGGTCGTCGACGTTCTCGATGCCGACGCTCGCGCGAATCAGGGGGTCGGTGAGCCCCGCCGCCTCGCGCTCTGCTTTCGGGATGGCGGCGTGGGTCATCGCCGCCGGCTGTTCGATGAGCGACTCGACGCCGCCAAGCGACTCCGCGAGCGTGAACACCTCGGTCTCGCTCACGAACTCGCTGGCCTCGTCGAGGCTGGCGTCCAACTCGAAGGAGAGCATCCCGCCGAAGTCGTCCATCTGCTCTGCCGCGAGGTCGTGGTGCGGGTGGCTCTCCAGCCCGGGGTAGTAGACGGTGTCGACGCTGTCGTGGTCGTCCAGCCAGTGGGCGAGTTCGCTCGCGTTCTCGCAGTGGCGGTCCATCCGCACGCTCAGGCTCTTGGTCCCGCGGAGCACGAGGAAGCAGTCGAAGGGGCTCGGGGTCGCGCCGACCGAATTCTGGTAGAACCCGAGCTGCTCGTCGATGTCCTCGTCGTCCGTAATCAGCGCGCCCGCGACGAGGTCCGAGTGCCCGCCGAGGTACTTCGTGAGGCTGTGGCAGACGACGTCCGCGCCGTGCTCGATGGGGCGCTGGAGGTACGGCGTCGCGAACGTGTTGTCCACCGCACAGAGCGCGTCGTGCTCGTGGGCGATGTCCGCGAGCGCGCCGATGTCGTTGACGTTCATCAGCGGATTCGTCGGCGTCTCCACCCACACCAACTCCGTCGACTCTCGCATCGCCGACCGGACTTCGTCGTGGTCTGTCGTGTCCACGAAGTCGAAGTCCACGTCGTAGTCCTCGTACACCTGCGTGAAGATGCGGTGCGTGCCGCCGTACACGTCGTCGCCCGCCACGACGTGGTCGCCCGCTTCGAGGAGGTTCAGGACGGTGTTGATGGCGCCCATCCCCGAGGAGAACGCGCGCCCGTACTCCGCGCCCTCCAGGCTCGCGAGGTTGTCTTCGAGGTCCGTGCGCGTCGGGTTCCCGGTGCGCGAGTACTCGTAGCCGCGGTGGTCGCCCGGCCCGTCCTGCACGTACGTGGAGTTCGCGAAGATGGGCGTCATCAGCGCGCCCGTCTCCTCGTCGGGCTCCTGTCCCGCGTGAATCGCGCGCGTCTCGATGTGTTCGTCGTCGTCGCTCATACCGAGAACTGCGACGGCCCGAGAGTTAGGTCTGTTCGTTCGTGGGGCGCCGAGACACGCTTGGGTGGGAACGATTCTTTTTTACCCTCGACGGAAGTACGAGACTGCATACGACTATGCCGAGCTCCAACGGACCCCTCAACAGCACGCGCGAGAAACTCTCGAACAAGCCCCGAGAACGCGGTACGTCGCCGCCCCAGCGCGCCGTCACCGAGTTCGAGGAGGGCCAGAAGGTCCACCTCAAAATCGACCCGAGCGTGAACGACGGTCGCTTCCACGCTCGCTTCAGCGGCCACACCGGCACCGTCGTCGGGAAGCAGGGCGCCGCGTTCAAGGTGCAGGTCAACGACGGCGGCAAGGACAAGATCGTCATCGCGAACGCCGCCCACCTCCGCGCGCAGGAAGAGTAACATGACCATCTTCAAGGAGACGCTCGACGAGGAGTTCCTGACCGTCTCGGAGGCCAAGGAACTGCTCTCCGACGTCGAGGCCGAGCGCGCGCTCGACGAGGACCGCGAGATGCGTTTCGAGTTGGCGCGCGCCGTCGAACACGTCAACCGCTTTGCGGTGCTCGAACCGGAGGAGTCCCGCGAACTGGTCGCGGAACTCCTCGACCTCGACGCGCTGGACGACGAGTCCGTCGCGTACAAGATTGCCGACCTCCTCCCGCGGACGCGCACGGAACTGCGCGCCGTGTTCGCGAACGAGCGGTACGCACTCTCCGGCGACGAACTCGACGACGTGCTGGACGTCGTCGCGAAGTACGCCTGAGTGGCCGACCGTTTAAGTGTCGGCTGGGCGTACCCGTTCGTATGAGTGATTCGCCTTCGACGGACGACGAGGAGTTCGCCGTCGTTCTCGACTACCTCGCACACGGCCGCTCGGACGGCCGCGGCTACGGCGACGGCCCGCTGGCGTACGCCGTCTCTACGGACGATTTCACGCTCTACGAGATGAAACTCGACCCGACTGCGGACATTTCGATTCTCGACCGCGTGCGGATTCGCCCGGACTTCGCCGAGGGCATCGAGCGCGGCCGCGAAGTGGACTACGACGACCTCTCCGACGGCGCGCGCTCCGAGTTGGACTACGTCGTTGAGGACGTGGTCGACGAGGAGGAACAGCGGTTCGTCG
The nucleotide sequence above comes from Halobacterium litoreum. Encoded proteins:
- a CDS encoding cystathionine gamma-synthase; this encodes MSDDDEHIETRAIHAGQEPDEETGALMTPIFANSTYVQDGPGDHRGYEYSRTGNPTRTDLEDNLASLEGAEYGRAFSSGMGAINTVLNLLEAGDHVVAGDDVYGGTHRIFTQVYEDYDVDFDFVDTTDHDEVRSAMRESTELVWVETPTNPLMNVNDIGALADIAHEHDALCAVDNTFATPYLQRPIEHGADVVCHSLTKYLGGHSDLVAGALITDDEDIDEQLGFYQNSVGATPSPFDCFLVLRGTKSLSVRMDRHCENASELAHWLDDHDSVDTVYYPGLESHPHHDLAAEQMDDFGGMLSFELDASLDEASEFVSETEVFTLAESLGGVESLIEQPAAMTHAAIPKAEREAAGLTDPLIRASVGIENVDDLKADLQQAMDAALD
- a CDS encoding 50S ribosomal protein L21e translates to MPSSNGPLNSTREKLSNKPRERGTSPPQRAVTEFEEGQKVHLKIDPSVNDGRFHARFSGHTGTVVGKQGAAFKVQVNDGGKDKIVIANAAHLRAQEE
- a CDS encoding RNA polymerase Rpb4 family protein; this encodes MTIFKETLDEEFLTVSEAKELLSDVEAERALDEDREMRFELARAVEHVNRFAVLEPEESRELVAELLDLDALDDESVAYKIADLLPRTRTELRAVFANERYALSGDELDDVLDVVAKYA
- a CDS encoding DUF655 domain-containing protein; translation: MSDSPSTDDEEFAVVLDYLAHGRSDGRGYGDGPLAYAVSTDDFTLYEMKLDPTADISILDRVRIRPDFAEGIERGREVDYDDLSDGARSELDYVVEDVVDEEEQRFVDFYNDAQPISLRLHQLNLLPGIGDKLRDNILEERKRHGPFESFEDIEERVDGLHNPREIIVERILDEMQEDDLKYHNFAQS